The following proteins are encoded in a genomic region of Neospora caninum Liverpool complete genome, chromosome XI:
- a CDS encoding putative uridine phosphorylase produces the protein MAKLEGKNIFLTADGRTYHLGVKKGDLASLIVTVGCEQRARFLASKYLTDVTEVASSRQFYTFTGKYIKGGHRMSIVCIGMGAPMADFFIREASFVLEGEPMAVIRIGSCGIVDFDTAPGTLMLSDESMYCYRNYCHFDGEAALGKKTGECDSRPYLLTAPVKADQHLTDLIEANLKKIGAAVKRGLNCSAETFFACQGRELPLWNDQNADLMKDVTSLGVVSLEMETHQIFHLMHQRQHGVPNGPQSHAASLMIGLVNRNNPSFTSHVSSEDQEKATLAAGEAAFDALVSLVSEGILKPAA, from the exons ATG GCGAAACTCGAGGGAAAGAACATCTTCCTTACCGCCGATGGCCGAACGTACCATTTGGGCGTAAAGAAAGGAGACTTGGCTTCACTGATCGTGACTGTCGGCTGCGAGCAACGCGCACGCTTTCTCGCATCGAAATACCTCACCGATGTCACAGAGGTTGCCTCTTCGCGACAATTTTACACATTTACTG GGAAATACATCAAAGGAGGACACCGCATGTCGATCGTGTGCATTGGCATGGGTGCTCCGATGGCGGACTTTTTCATTCGCGAGGCGTCGTTCGTTTTGGAAGGAGAGCCCATGGCTGTCATCCGCATTGGCAGCTGCGGCATCGTCGACTTCGACACCGCGCCGGGCACGCTGATGCTCAGCGACGAAAGCATGTACTGCTACAG GAACTACTGTCACTTCGACGGGGAAGCGGCTCTCGGCAAGAAGACTGGCGAGTGCGATTCGCGGCCGTATCTTCTGACCGCCCCTGTCAAGGCAGATCAGCATTTGACCGATTTAATTGAAGCGAACTTGAAGAAGATTGGCGCTGCAGTCAAACGAGGCCTCAACTGCTCGGCTGAGACATTCTTCGCTTGCCag GGGAGAGAGTTGCCGTTGTGGAACGACCAAAACGCGGACCTCATGAAGGACGTTACGTCTCTGGGTGTCGTGAGCCTGGAGATGGAGACGCACCAAATCTTCCACTTGATGCATCAGCGACAGCACGGCGTCCCGAACGGACCCCAGTCGCACGCCGCCTCCCTCATGATCGGTCTCGTCAACCGCAACAACCCGAGCTTCACTTCTCACGTTTCG TCGGAAGaccaagagaaggcgacgttGGCCGCAGGCGAAGCTGCGTTTGACGctcttgtgtctctcgtttctgaGGGAATCCTCAAGCCCGCGGCGTAA